GGACGTCGCCCTCGAGCGCTGATCCCAGCACCTGGATCTCGAGGATCGAGGCTGGGTCGAAGTGCGCCAGCAGGGCGGCCCGCACGAGGTTCTGGACGGCTTCGTCCGGCATGGGCTGGCGGGCCTGCGGGATGGCGGGGATGGGTGACGAGAGCACGATCAGGGCGACGGCGGCGGCGATGCGGATCACTGGTCTGCTCTCGGGCATCAGTCAACCTGGGACCAGGGCCTAGGAGGCCTGCAGGGTCAGGACCCGCAGGTCGGGTACGGCGCGGAAGTGGGCGTCACCTTGCGGCCCTGCCAGGACACCGAAGCCCAGATGCAGCGCGGTCGCGGCGACGGCCAGGTCGTTGGCCGGGATCATACGGCCCAGGCGGCTCAACGTCGCGAACAGCTCTGCCCAGCGCTCAGCGATCTCGGGGCCGAACTCGACGATCGGGACCCGCGCGGTGAGAGCGTCCTCCCAGGGCGCTGATCCGCGCTCGACGGCCACCAGCGCGCTGGTGTCTATGACGAGCCCGGGCGCACGCTCCATTCGTCCTCCGGAACGCGGTCTGCTGCGCTGATCCGCTCCAGGTCCCCTGCATACGCGGCGTCGGGCGCGCCTGCGGCGCGCCATGCGGCGAGAGCGTCTCTAACAGATGTGCGCGGCACCCCGGGTAGCGGGATGATCCGGGCCACCCGCTTTCCGTTCCGCTCCACGACGAAGGCATCCCCTCTGTAGCGCACTCTGTTAAGAATATCGCCCAGATTCCGTGCCAGTTCAGTGGCTGAGATCCTATGCTCCATCCCAGATCGGACTATACAGGATTCTGTGGAATACGGGAAGTCGGGGCGGATGGGGTTCGTCGAAGAACCACTTCACCGCCACGCTCGTGTCCACCACCACCGGAGTGGCGGTGGTCACCGCTGGCGGTCCTCGCGAATCCCCGGCGTGCTGTCCGGGAACGGTCCGTACCTGCTCCTGATGGCCTCTCTGACCCGGTCCACCTGCTGCCAGATGTCGGCAGGAGATGCTTTTGGGAACCGCGCAGTCGAAGTGGCGGGGCCGAGGGCCGGACTGCGGTCGGGCGGAACACCGGGCGCCAGGTCAGGCACCGTTGTAGGCGTCCGGCGTAGGGTCGTGCCAGGCCTCGGCCGGCAGCTCGAGGCGGCGGTGCGCCTGCTCGGACTCGTAGGCGTTGTGGGCGCGGCAGCGGAGCTGGATGTTGTCCACGGTGGCCGGCCCGCCCGCGGCGTGGGGCACCACGTGATGGAACTCCAGGAAGTCCTGCTCCGCGCAGCGGCCGCCCTCGCCCACGAAGCCGCAGCGCCCGCCGTCGCGCTCCCAGACCCCGCGCCTGACCTCTAAGGAAGGCCCCGCAAGACCACCCGCTGTTAGACGCCCGCAAGACCGCCCGCGAGATTCGCAGGCTCCCCCGTTCGCGACACCCGTCCTGCAATCCCCTGGTAGGTAGACCTCAAGGGCGCCCTGCTTCACGAGCCCACGCTCCTGTCGTTACCTTCGCGGCGAAGAACTCCTCGGCCAGCCGCGCTACCGTCGCCTCGGCCACGTACTCCCTGATCTTGCGCCCCGGGACGCGCGCAGTCTGGCACAAGGGGAGCTATGCTCTCGCTCTCGCGTGGCCGGGATAGTTGACGACAGCCACCCTGACCGTGCCATCTGTGACGAGGCCATCCGCCGCGGCACCGATGTACTCGAGTGAGACAACGCGCCCGTGCTCGTCACAGGCAACGGTTACCCCCTCCCGGATTTCCTCGGTATCCGCCTCCCGGGCATCCTCGCGGAGAAGAATGTACAAGACATCGGCCTCAGGAT
The sequence above is a segment of the Armatimonadota bacterium genome. Coding sequences within it:
- a CDS encoding type II toxin-antitoxin system VapC family toxin, with the translated sequence MERAPGLVIDTSALVAVERGSAPWEDALTARVPIVEFGPEIAERWAELFATLSRLGRMIPANDLAVAATALHLGFGVLAGPQGDAHFRAVPDLRVLTLQAS
- a CDS encoding type II toxin-antitoxin system Phd/YefM family antitoxin encodes the protein MEHRISATELARNLGDILNRVRYRGDAFVVERNGKRVARIIPLPGVPRTSVRDALAAWRAAGAPDAAYAGDLERISAADRVPEDEWSVRPGSS
- a CDS encoding HNH endonuclease, giving the protein MKQGALEVYLPGDCRTGVANGGACESRGRSCGRLTAGGLAGPSLEVRRGVWERDGGRCGFVGEGGRCAEQDFLEFHHVVPHAAGGPATVDNIQLRCRAHNAYESEQAHRRLELPAEAWHDPTPDAYNGA
- a CDS encoding DUF2283 domain-containing protein → MKVTYDPEADVLYILLREDAREADTEEIREGVTVACDEHGRVVSLEYIGAAADGLVTDGTVRVAVVNYPGHARARA